The sequence TCTCCTCGGCCAACAGCATCAACCTGGGGCGGCTGCTGCCGCAGATGGTCTACTACGCGACCAGCAGCCTCGAGTACCAGCGCGCACGCGGAGCCGCTCCCGGGTTCATCGTGCCTTCCGGCAACGTGGGCAACGCCACCGCCGCGCTCTGGGCGCAGCGTCTGGGACTGCCCATCCGGGAGGTGGTCTTCGCGACCAACGAGAACCGCACGCTGGCGGAGTTCTCGGCGGGTGGTGAGTGGACACCCCATCCGACGGTGGAGACCCTCGCCACCGCCATGGACGTGGGCAATCCGAGCAACATGGAGCGGATCTTCGCGCTGAGCGGCGGCATCGAGCCGGCGCGGGAGCGGGTGCGCGCCTTCCTGGTGACGAACGACGAGATTCGCGAGGAGATCCAAACCGGACGGGAGCGTTGGGGAGAGATCTGGGATCCGCATACCGCGACCGCCGCGGCGGTGCGGCGGAGGGTCGATGGCAGCCATTGGATCCTCGTGGCTACCGCGCATCCCGCGAAGTTCGAGGCAGTGGTCGAGCCGCTGGTCGGCGAGACGATCGAACTGCCCCCCTCCCTTGCCGAGCTACTCCAGCGCCCCTCCTCTTCGCGGGAGATCGAGCCGGAGCTCTCCGCGCTCTGGGAGGCGATGGGGTGACCAGTTCGGCGGCGGGCGGCTGAGCCCTGGGCTCCGGCTCGGAGACCGACACCGCAGATCGCAGAGCCCGTTTCTCGGATCCGCAGCCCGAAGGCACAGACCCTCAGATCGACGGCTCAGATCCGCAGCCCCGACCCGGGGTGTGTCCCTACGCCGGGGCCGCGACCGCCTCCGGAAGGGGACTGAAGCGGAGATCCTCAACGAACGGGTACTTACGCCGCACCTCACCCACTCGCTCCGGGTCGATCTCCACGACGGCGCCCGGACCCTCGCCCACCAGCTCACCGAACGGACCGTAGGCCACCGAACCGCCGTCGTACTCCAGCCCGCCGCCTTCCCCGGTCCGGTTGACCGCCAGGAAGAAGCATTGGTTCTCGATCGCCCGCGCGCGGCAGAGCACGTCCCAGTGCATCCTTCGGGATCTTGGCCAGTTCGCGATCAGCAGCATCGCGTCGACGTAGCTGGCGACCGCGCGGAAGAGCTCGGGATAACGCAGGTCGAAGCAGATGAAGGGTGCCAGGCGAACGCCCTTAACCTCGACGACCACCGGAGCGTCCCCCGGGGAGTAATGCCGCTGCTCGTCGGCGTAGACGAACAGCTTCTGCTTGCGGTAATGGGCCGAGACCTCGCCGGAGGGGTCGAATAGCAGGGCGGAGTTGAAGAAGCCGGTCTGCCCGCCATCCGCACCCCTCGGCTCACACGTCGCGACTCCCGCCAGCAGGTAGAGGCCTGATTCACGGGCAATGGCGGCCAGCCGCTTCACCGAGGGGCCGCCGAGCGGCTCACATTGCGCGGCGACATCCATGGTGAACCCGGTGGTGCACATCTCCGGGAGCATCACCAACTCCGCCCCCGCGGCGGCGGCGCGCTCTACGAGGCGGGCGGCACGATCCAGCGAGGTCACTGGATCGTGCCAGCCGATGTCATACTCGCCCAGTGCAACGCGCAGCATTCGTTCACCCGGTAGTCTCAGACGGCACTGCCGACGCGGCTCTCGCGCCGGAGCGCCTCGAGGATCTGGACGGCGTTGGTGGCCGCTCCCTTCCTCAGGTTGTCCGCGACCACCCAGAAGTGGAAGGTATTGGGCTCGTCCGGGTCGGCCCGGAGCCGTCCGACGAACACCTCGTCGTGGCCCGCTACCTCGCGCGGAGTGGGAAAGGCTGCCGCGTCGGACGCGAAGACCAGCCCCTCCTGTGCCTTCAGCGCCTCGCACGCCTGGTCCAGGGAGAGGTCGCGCTCCGTCTCCACCGTGACCTGCACCGAATGCCCGATGTCGACGGGTACCCGCACGCAGGTGGCGGAAACGTGCAGCCCCGGCACGGACAGGATCTTCCGGGTCTCCAGCCGCATCTTGACCTCCTCGCCCGTCCAGCCCGCCTCGTCGAAATCGCCGATCTGCGGCACCGCGTTGCCGTGGATGGGGCGCGAGAACGGGCTTTCTGCCGGAGTCTCTCCACGGAGCTCCTTGCGCAGCGCTTCGCGCCCCGACTCCCCCGCTCCGCTCACCGACTGGAAGGTGGTGTAGATCACCCGCTTCAGGCCGGCCTCCCGCAGGAAGGGGCTCAGCGCTACCACCGCCTGGATGGTGGAGCAGTTGGGGTTCGCAATGATCCCCTTCGGGATGTCGGCCAACGCATCCGCGTTCACCTCGGGGACCACCAGAGGCACCTCCGGATCCTGCCGCCAGGCGGAGGAGTTGTCGATGACCAGCGCGCCGGCTGCGGCGGCAACCGGAGCCCACTCTCGGGAGCGGGACGCGCCGGCGGAGAAGAGGGCGTAGTCGATGCCTTCGAACGCCTCGGGCGAAGGCGCGGCGATCTCGTACTGCGCGCCCCGCCATTCCAGGGTGCGGCCGGCGCTGCGCTCGGAGGCGAGCGGCACCAGCCGCTCCACCGGCACCTCGCGCTCTGCCAGCACCTCCAGCATCGTCCGCCCGACGG comes from Longimicrobiaceae bacterium and encodes:
- the thrC gene encoding threonine synthase encodes the protein MRYVSTRNRDYAVSLSDAISHGLAPDGGLYVPERFPSLDPEPSAMPHASLPAVGEWLLRPFFEGDRLANGLGDICKEAFNFPVPLRLLRDDTAVLELFHGPTAAFKDVGARFLAGCLSRLNAGADRPLTILVATSGDTGGAVAAAFHGRPGVEVVVLYPKGRVSPRQEKQLTAWGDNVRALAVRGDFDDCQRLAKSALTDPQFRTRWRLSSANSINLGRLLPQMVYYATSSLEYQRARGAAPGFIVPSGNVGNATAALWAQRLGLPIREVVFATNENRTLAEFSAGGEWTPHPTVETLATAMDVGNPSNMERIFALSGGIEPARERVRAFLVTNDEIREEIQTGRERWGEIWDPHTATAAAVRRRVDGSHWILVATAHPAKFEAVVEPLVGETIELPPSLAELLQRPSSSREIEPELSALWEAMG
- a CDS encoding nitrilase-related carbon-nitrogen hydrolase, which translates into the protein MLRVALGEYDIGWHDPVTSLDRAARLVERAAAAGAELVMLPEMCTTGFTMDVAAQCEPLGGPSVKRLAAIARESGLYLLAGVATCEPRGADGGQTGFFNSALLFDPSGEVSAHYRKQKLFVYADEQRHYSPGDAPVVVEVKGVRLAPFICFDLRYPELFRAVASYVDAMLLIANWPRSRRMHWDVLCRARAIENQCFFLAVNRTGEGGGLEYDGGSVAYGPFGELVGEGPGAVVEIDPERVGEVRRKYPFVEDLRFSPLPEAVAAPA
- a CDS encoding aspartate-semialdehyde dehydrogenase; its protein translation is MNIAVLGATGAVGRTMLEVLAEREVPVERLVPLASERSAGRTLEWRGAQYEIAAPSPEAFEGIDYALFSAGASRSREWAPVAAAAGALVIDNSSAWRQDPEVPLVVPEVNADALADIPKGIIANPNCSTIQAVVALSPFLREAGLKRVIYTTFQSVSGAGESGREALRKELRGETPAESPFSRPIHGNAVPQIGDFDEAGWTGEEVKMRLETRKILSVPGLHVSATCVRVPVDIGHSVQVTVETERDLSLDQACEALKAQEGLVFASDAAAFPTPREVAGHDEVFVGRLRADPDEPNTFHFWVVADNLRKGAATNAVQILEALRRESRVGSAV